One window from the genome of Sesamum indicum cultivar Zhongzhi No. 13 linkage group LG15, S_indicum_v1.0, whole genome shotgun sequence encodes:
- the LOC105178365 gene encoding TOM1-like protein 2, producing the protein MASELVSAATSDKLTEMDWTKNIEICELVARDHRQAKDVVKAIKKRLGSKNSNTQLYAVLLLEMLMNNIGEPVHKQVIDTGVLPILVKIVKKKSDLPVREKIFLLLDAAQTSVGGATGRFPQYYSSYYELVSAGVQFPQRPRDTPKPDSTSNTNENSVPGKEVTTLQRVRNVPEAQSQNVSDSSILQKAGTALEVLRDVLNTIDTQHPEGAKDEFTLDLVEQCSFQKQRVMHLAVTSRDEKVVSRAIELNEQLERVLRRHDALLAGRTMSTSNHINHEQDEEEEEEQLFRRIRKGKACIRPEDEDQQIERPWELMGRPVPGEMLHRPLIRPLTVERQREPIPPSNMEPKQEPVRPLTLELNQPANTAKPAVAIPPPPAKHVEREKFFQENKADASTLNGHMRGAAEASISVTD; encoded by the exons ATGGCTTCTGAACTTGTTAGTGCGGCAACTAGCGACAAACTTACTGAAATGGACTGGACCAAGAACATTGAAATTTGTGAACTAGTTGCACGTGATCACAG ACAAGCTAAAGATGTTGTAAAAGCTATTAAAAAACGCCTGGGAAGCAAAAACTCAAACACTCAACTCTATGCGGTACTG TTGCTGGAGATGCTTATGAATAATATTGGAGAACCTGTACACAAGCAGGTTATAGACACTGGAGTTCTGCCCATACTTGTGAAAATAGTTAAGAAAAAG TCGGACCTTCCTGTTCGGGAAAAGATTTTTCTGCTATTAGATGCAGCTCAGACGTCAGTTGGTGGAGCTACCGGGAGGTTCCCCCAATATTATTCTTCATATTATGAATTGGTG AGTGCAGGAGTGCAGTTTCCTCAGAGACCTCGTGACACTCCAAAACCTGATTCTACGTCAAACACGAACGAGAATAGTGTACCTGGCAAGGAAGTCACTACCCTTCAACGCGTAAGAAATGTACCAGAAGCACAATCCCAGAATGTTTCGGATTCAAG TATTCTTCAGAAAGCTGGAACTGCATTGGAGGTACTAAGGGATGTCCTTAACACTATTGATACCCAGCATCCTGAG GGAGCAAAGGATGAGTTTACACTAGATCTTGTGGAACAGTGTTCGTTTCAAAAGCAGCGAGTAATGCATCTGGCAGTTACTTCTCG GGACGAAAAAGTCGTTTCAAGAGCAATTGAGCTCAATGAGCAGCTTGAAAGAGTGCTACGACGCCATGATGCTCTTCTTGCTGGTAGGACAATGTCCACATCAAATCACATTAACCATGAACAAGAcgaggaagaggaggaggaacAACTCTTTAGACG gataagaaaaggaaaagccTGTATACGTCCTGAAGACGAAGATCAGCAGATAGAACGACCGTGGGAATTGATGGGGCGCCCTGTTCCAGGAGAAATGTTGCATCGGCCACTCATACGGCCACTAACCGTGGAGCGTCAACGAGAGCCTATACCACCATCAAATATGGAGCCCAAGCAAGAACCCGTTAGGCCATTAACTCTGGAGTTGAATCAGCCAGCCAACACAGCCAAACCAGCTGTTGCAATTCCACCACCACCTGCCAAACATGTCGAGCGAGAGAAGTTCTTCCAGGAGAACAAGGCAGATGCCTCCACTCTTAACGGCCACATGAGAGGCGCAGCGGAAGCATCGATTTCAGTGACTGACTGA
- the LOC105178021 gene encoding alcohol dehydrogenase 1B encodes MAFRRSSILLRRAIGSSRTAAVYSSHSSLLRDSLDYSDCRRWFSSSVSDSKGTAMSAAGYHVSNGPAYMRGAVFWEPNKPLTFEDFEMPRPKANEILIKTKACGVCHSDLHVIKGELPFASPCVIGHEVTGEVVEHGPLTDSKIIERFPVGSQVVGAFIMPCGSCFFCSKGQDDLCESFFAYNRAKGTLYDGETRLFLRGSGKPVYMYSMGGLAEFCVVPAHGLTVLPNSLPYTESAILGCAVFTAYGAMAHAAQVHPGDAIAVIGIGGVGSSCLQIARAFGASEIIAVDVQDEKLQKAKTFGATHAINARKEDTVAKIKEITGGRGVDVAVEALGKAQTFSQCVQSVRDGGKAVMIGLTLSGAKGEVDINHLVRRQIKVIGSYGARARQDLPKLIKLAERGIFNLEAAVSRKCKFEEAGQAYKDLDNGGIVGRAVIEIM; translated from the exons ATGGCATTTCGCCGGAGCTCAATTCTACTGCGCAGGGCCATCGGCAGCAGCCGGACGGCGGCGGTGTACTCTTCCCACAGTTCCCTATTGCGTGATTCGTTGGATTATTCTGATTGCCGGAGATGGTTTTCAAGCTCAGTATCCGATAGTAAAGGTACAGCCATGTCAGCGGCGGGCTACCATGTCAGCAATGGGCCAGCGTACATGCGGGGAGCAGTGTTTTGGGAACCGAATAAACCCCTCACCTTCGAGGATTTCGAGATGCCCCGCCCTAAGGCCAATGAAATTCTCATCAAAACTAAGG CCTGTGGAGTCTGTCACTCTGATCTCCATGTCATCAAAGGCGAGCTTCCCTTTGCCAGCCCTTGTGTTATCGGGCATGAGGTTACTGGTGAAGTGGTTGAACATGGGCCACTTACTGACAGCAAAATCATCGAAAG ATTTCCAGTTGGATCGCAGGTTGTTGGGGCTTTCATAATGCCCTGTGGGAGCTGTTTCTTCTGTTCTAAG GGGCAAGATGATTTATGCGAGTCCTTTTTTGCTTATAACCGAGCGAAAGGGACCCTTTATGATGGTGAAACAAGGCTGTTTCTGCGTGGCAGTG GAAAGCCAGTTTATATGTATAGCATGGGAGGTCTCGCGGAATTCTGCGTGGTACCAGCACATGGATTAACTGTTCTACCGAACTCATTGCCTTACACAGAATCTGCTATTCTAGGATGTGCAGTTTTTACTGCCTATGGAGCTATGGCTCATGCTGCTCAGGTGCATCCAGGTGATGCCATTGCTGTTATTGGCATCGGTGGTGTTGGATCGAG TTGTCTGCAGATAGCTAGGGCATTTGGGGCTTCTGAGATTATTGCAGTGGATGTCCAAGATGAGAAACTTCAGAAAGCTAAGACATTTGGAGCCACTCATGCCATAAATGCACGAAAAGAAGACACTGTTGCAAAGATCAAA GAAATTACAGGAGGAAGAGGTGTGGATGTTGCTGTGGAAGCCTTAGGAAAAGCACAAACATTTTCACAATGTGTACAAAGTGTGCGGGATGGAGGGAAGGCTGTAATGATTGGGCTTACGCTCTCTGGTGCTAAAGGGGAGGTTGATATAAATCATTTGGTTCGGAGACAG ATAAAAGTAATCGGCTCTTATGGAGCCAGGGCAAGGCAAGACCTTCCCAAATTGATTAAGTTGGCAGAGAGAGGCATTTTTAATCTTGAAGCAGCTGTTTCAAGAAAGTGCAAATTTGAGGAGGCAGGGCAGGCATATAAAGACCTTGACAATGGAGGTATTGTAGGGCGTGCT